One genomic region from Cataglyphis hispanica isolate Lineage 1 chromosome 11, ULB_Chis1_1.0, whole genome shotgun sequence encodes:
- the LOC126852928 gene encoding tigger transposable element-derived protein 1-like, giving the protein MNNYSQKKVKRQTIPLETKILILNRLADGEGSTAVANEFKLELIQEKARHYFNQLKDLEPSSSSCSRNVTFSASNGWFAGFVQRYALHNVKIQGEAASADETAAMNYRKVLAEIIDDGGYCPDQIFNADETGLFWKKMPSRTLIAKSEKTASGFKAAKDRITLLLCSNASAWVTSAVFTTWFNDCFVPEVEKYMEEMGLPFKVLLIVDNAPGHPCIEHPNIQMVFYHQIRPALYNHWIRA; this is encoded by the exons atgaataattatagccaaaagaaagtaaaaagacAGACAATTCcattagaaacaaaaattctaatattaaatagactAGCAGATGGTGAAGGATCTACAGCTGTTgctaatgaatttaaattag aattaattcaagaaaaaGCTAGACATTATTTCAACCAACTGAAGGACTTAGAACCAAGTTCGTCATCCTGTTCACGAAACGTGACATTTTCTGCGAGCAACGGCTGGTTTGCTGGATTTGTACAACGGTACGCACTTCACAATGTGAAGATACAAGGCGAGGCAGCGTCCGCCGATGAAACGGCTGCTATGAATTATCGCAAAGTATTAGCGGAAATCATTGATGATGGTGGATATTGCCCAGaccaaatatttaatgctgaTGAGACTGGGTTATTCTGGAAAAAGATGCCCAGTCGAACATTAATTGCGAAATCGGAGAAAACTGCAAGTGGTTTTAAAGCGGCAAAGGACCGAATCACACTTCTTCTTTGCAGTAATGCCTCTG CATGGGTCACATCAGCTGTATTTACAACATGGTTCAATGATTGTTTTGTACCAGAAGTTGAAAAATACATGGAAGAGATGGGTCTTCCGTTTAAAGTATTGCTAATTGTAGATAATGCACCCGGTCATCCCTGTATAGAACATCCTAATATACAAATGGTGTTTTACCACCAAATACGACCAGCCTTATACAACCACTGGATCAGGGCATAA
- the LOC126852936 gene encoding stromelysin-2-like, whose amino-acid sequence MRKPRCGLADIPDRAYSPFARKWPKTRLTWNFQVASEELLRTTEAAFALWATISSLRSRQGPRSRVPPHRSDRFLLEGDEEPWHVRLNKNPSDKYHLLLTLTHEIGHALGLQHSMRNDSVMFSYIPDNELQYPVKLSVEDTLAIQNLYGSHDDGDRLAIPATTAAPVTTVAPATTDVAPIDPSRDDLCALRRIDAALIMNRRLYIADRRNVWSIDQTEKRYGRPMTITEYATFLPKNFTRLFAAVSKTLGRSRAIRGR is encoded by the exons ATGCGCAAACCGCGATGCGGTCTAGCGGACATACCCGATCGCGCGTACAGCCCGTTCGCGAGAAAGTGGCCGAAGACGCGCCTAACGTGGAATTTTCAAGTGGCTAGCGAGGAACTCTTACGAACGACTGAAGCGGCGTTCGCGCTATGGGCGACGATTTCATCGTTAAG GTCCAGGCAGGGCCCTCGCTCACGCGTTCCTCCTCACCGGAGCGACCGATTTCTCCTCGAAGGTGACGAGGAGCCGTGGCACGTGCGCCTGAACAAGAATCCCTCCGACAAGTATCATCTGCTGCTAACGCTAACTCACGAGATCGGCCACGCCTTAGGTCTGCAGCATAGCATGCGCAACGACTCGGTCATGTTTTCGTATATACCCGACAACGAGCTTCAATATCCGGTTAAGTTAAGCGTAGAGGACACCCTCGCTATACAAAATTTGTACGGATCTCACGACGACGGAGATCGCCTCGCGATTCCCGCGACCACCGCGGCGCCCGTCACCACCGTAGCGCCCGCGACGACCGACGTCGCGCCGATCGATCCGTCGCGCGACGATCTCTGCGCCTTGCGGCGCATAGACGCGGCCTTAATAATGAATCGACGTTTGTACATAGCCGATCGACGCAACGTATGGTCGATCGATCAAACCGAGAAACGCTACGGTAGGCCCATGACGATAACGGAATACGCGACGTTTCTCCCGAAAAACTTCACGCGTCTGTTCGCCGCCGTATCGAAGACCCTCGGGCGATCTCGCGCTATTCGCGGGCGATAA